The following are encoded together in the Terriglobia bacterium genome:
- the tatA gene encoding twin-arginine translocase TatA/TatE family subunit — MIGKLGLPEILVILAIALLIFGPGRLSELGKGLGEGIRNFRSSVKDGEQPAEKK; from the coding sequence ATGATCGGCAAATTGGGTTTGCCCGAAATCCTTGTCATCCTGGCGATTGCCCTGCTTATCTTCGGGCCGGGCCGGCTGTCGGAGTTGGGCAAAGGACTCGGCGAAGGCATTCGCAACTTCAGGTCGTCCGTGAAGGACGGCGAGCAGCCCGCGGAAAAGAAGTAG
- a CDS encoding TonB family protein, with the protein MASSPAADLHPSSLPVEGILLAEELLDLAERAQAYTNAAGVAIALRRGQELLVRTSTGAAPEVGSTIPMSDGFITDCLKSRRPLCCRDTESDSRVGPSFRAMRTRSLIAIPICEHRDAKGVMMVIAPLPNAFQPTHTAILMTLSDIIASKLAARNAIPEMEVEIVDLPAPAPVVAAEPVVQPEVTAAPVAKPAPVETAAAAPASVTPAPKPIAPVSPFRAAKPLATEPATTPAPAASPAVPAALLRTAALPLPEEQVETKPDPGLLSPSEDPTRFKPVPSIAPSPTASSRPEPVVINHKPVAPVLKAAAPIAASAAHPAVVNDVLPTIAAWESPEAQTSKRPMLLGAAAVAAALLVAAGLWVYRSTSNEVPPPTVSVPAPVAAALPPTVAAATPVPVPRKAEAPAKPAVAQPEQPKISQPAESVAVEPKHRTATPVIEIAAAQPKPKREPEAEMAAPKLALASNDAAVSSISKLPVALPARPKSELVPATLISRTAPVFPSIARQMGIYGAVLMNVTISPKGTVTAVQVISGAPQLRQAAVSAVRQWRYKPAMLNGQPAESAAEVQINFLR; encoded by the coding sequence ATGGCTAGCAGTCCAGCCGCCGATCTCCACCCGTCCAGCCTGCCCGTCGAGGGCATCCTGCTGGCGGAAGAATTGCTCGACCTTGCTGAACGCGCGCAGGCCTACACCAACGCCGCCGGCGTTGCCATCGCACTGCGCCGTGGCCAGGAGCTGCTGGTCCGTACCAGCACCGGCGCCGCTCCCGAGGTCGGCAGCACCATTCCCATGTCCGATGGCTTCATTACCGATTGCCTCAAGAGCCGCCGCCCGCTGTGCTGCCGCGACACCGAATCCGACAGCCGCGTCGGGCCATCGTTCCGCGCCATGAGGACGCGATCGCTGATTGCTATTCCCATCTGCGAGCACCGCGACGCCAAGGGCGTCATGATGGTCATCGCGCCGCTGCCCAACGCCTTTCAGCCGACCCATACCGCCATCCTGATGACGCTGAGCGACATCATCGCCTCCAAGCTGGCGGCGCGCAATGCCATCCCCGAGATGGAAGTCGAAATCGTGGACCTACCCGCGCCGGCGCCCGTGGTTGCCGCTGAGCCGGTTGTCCAGCCCGAGGTTACTGCTGCCCCGGTCGCCAAGCCGGCGCCGGTTGAAACCGCTGCTGCCGCGCCTGCCTCCGTGACTCCCGCACCCAAACCGATTGCGCCTGTATCGCCATTCCGCGCAGCGAAGCCGTTGGCGACTGAGCCGGCGACTACGCCTGCTCCCGCAGCCAGCCCCGCGGTTCCAGCGGCGCTGTTGCGCACTGCCGCGCTGCCGCTGCCCGAGGAGCAGGTTGAAACCAAGCCCGATCCCGGCCTTCTGAGCCCCTCGGAGGACCCCACCCGCTTCAAGCCGGTGCCTTCGATTGCCCCGAGCCCGACTGCTTCCTCGCGTCCCGAACCCGTGGTTATCAACCACAAGCCGGTCGCGCCCGTACTCAAAGCCGCCGCGCCCATCGCGGCCAGTGCGGCGCATCCAGCCGTCGTCAATGATGTATTACCGACCATCGCCGCTTGGGAGTCACCCGAGGCGCAGACCAGCAAGCGCCCGATGCTGCTGGGCGCCGCCGCCGTCGCCGCTGCCTTGCTGGTAGCGGCCGGGTTATGGGTATATCGCTCGACTAGCAACGAGGTTCCTCCGCCCACTGTTTCCGTACCCGCGCCGGTCGCCGCGGCTCTGCCGCCGACGGTTGCTGCTGCCACGCCGGTACCCGTGCCCAGGAAGGCTGAAGCGCCTGCGAAGCCGGCCGTGGCGCAGCCGGAGCAGCCCAAGATTTCTCAACCGGCCGAGTCGGTCGCGGTGGAGCCGAAGCATCGGACTGCGACGCCGGTTATCGAGATTGCGGCTGCGCAGCCGAAACCGAAGCGGGAACCGGAAGCGGAAATGGCGGCGCCGAAGCTGGCGCTCGCCTCGAATGATGCCGCCGTAAGCTCGATCAGCAAGCTCCCGGTCGCCCTTCCGGCCAGGCCGAAGTCAGAACTGGTTCCGGCGACCCTGATCTCCCGCACCGCGCCGGTGTTTCCATCGATCGCCAGGCAAATGGGGATATATGGCGCTGTGTTGATGAACGTGACCATCTCGCCGAAGGGAACTGTCACCGCCGTGCAGGTCATTAGCGGCGCTCCCCAGCTTCGCCAGGCAGCGGTCAGCGCGGTTCGGCAGTGGCGTTACAAACCGGCGATGTTGAACGGTCAGCCGGCCGAGAGCGCCGCCGAAGTTCAGATCAATTTCCTGCGCTAG
- a CDS encoding amidohydrolase family protein, translated as MKRLLASLFLFATFASAQTQTLSPAVRAFVTVDAPAVALTHVRVIDGTGAPARENQTILIRKGRIEAVQDAPYDQFLVGDIKVLDLSGHTVIPGLVGMHDHLVYPGALNPIHYSELDFSAPRLYLAGGVTTIRTTGSLDAYTDLSIKRDIDAGRAPGPHIFPTGPYLEGAGAYTAQMHELKDADDARRTVAYWAEEGAHDFKAYMHITRAELSAAIDEAHKRGLKVTGHLCSIGLREAAALGIDDLEHGLVVDGEVAPGKQTDKCPEQTAIRDSLLKLDVSGPEIQQIIKDLVTHHTAVTSTLPVFETFVPNRPAMSLPPASPAAPPKPSPYMTRVLDSMLPESRNDYLTTRARIAGAKDSPWPELLKKEMQFEYAFAKAGGLLLAGLDPTGYGGVVAGFGDQREVELLVEAGFTPIEAIKIATLNGAQWLGVADKIGSIALGKQADLVVINGDPSKNISDIENVETVFKDGVGYDSAKLVESTRGRVGLH; from the coding sequence ATGAAACGTCTGCTCGCGTCCCTATTTCTGTTTGCCACTTTTGCTTCAGCTCAGACGCAAACCCTCTCTCCCGCGGTCAGAGCTTTCGTCACCGTTGACGCCCCCGCCGTCGCCCTCACTCACGTGCGCGTCATTGACGGAACCGGCGCCCCCGCGCGCGAGAACCAGACGATCCTCATCCGCAAGGGGCGGATCGAAGCCGTCCAGGACGCACCGTACGACCAATTTCTCGTCGGCGATATCAAGGTTCTCGATCTCTCCGGCCACACCGTCATTCCCGGCCTGGTCGGCATGCACGATCACCTGGTTTATCCCGGCGCCTTGAATCCCATTCATTACAGCGAGCTCGATTTCAGCGCCCCGCGCCTGTATCTCGCCGGCGGCGTCACCACCATTCGCACCACCGGCTCGCTGGATGCTTATACCGACCTTTCCATCAAGCGCGACATTGATGCCGGCCGTGCACCCGGGCCGCACATTTTCCCCACCGGGCCTTATCTGGAAGGCGCGGGCGCCTACACTGCGCAGATGCACGAGCTCAAGGATGCCGACGACGCGCGCCGCACCGTCGCCTACTGGGCCGAAGAAGGCGCGCATGATTTCAAGGCGTACATGCACATCACTCGCGCCGAGTTGAGCGCCGCGATTGATGAAGCCCACAAGCGCGGGCTCAAAGTCACCGGCCACCTGTGCTCCATCGGGTTGCGCGAGGCCGCCGCGCTCGGCATTGACGACCTCGAGCACGGCCTGGTTGTTGATGGAGAGGTCGCGCCTGGCAAGCAGACCGATAAGTGTCCCGAGCAGACCGCCATCCGCGACTCCCTGCTCAAGCTCGATGTCAGCGGGCCGGAGATCCAGCAGATCATCAAGGATCTGGTCACGCACCACACGGCCGTGACCTCAACCCTCCCGGTATTTGAAACCTTCGTCCCCAATCGCCCCGCGATGTCGCTGCCGCCGGCATCTCCGGCCGCGCCGCCGAAACCGTCGCCATACATGACGCGCGTCCTCGACAGCATGCTGCCGGAATCGCGCAACGACTACCTCACCACCCGCGCTCGCATCGCCGGCGCCAAGGATTCGCCCTGGCCCGAACTGTTGAAGAAAGAAATGCAGTTTGAGTACGCCTTCGCCAAGGCGGGCGGGCTGCTGCTCGCCGGACTCGACCCGACGGGCTACGGCGGCGTGGTCGCCGGCTTCGGCGACCAGCGCGAAGTCGAGCTCCTGGTCGAGGCCGGCTTCACCCCCATCGAAGCCATCAAGATCGCCACCCTCAACGGCGCCCAGTGGCTCGGCGTCGCCGACAAGATCGGCAGCATCGCCCTCGGCAAGCAGGCCGACCTCGTCGTGATCAATGGTGATCCGTCAAAAAACATCTCCGACATTGAGAACGTCGAGACCGTCTTCAAGGACGGCGTGGGCTATGACTCCGCCAAGCTCGTCGAATCCACCCGCGGCCGGGTGGGCCTCCACTAA
- a CDS encoding RNA methyltransferase — protein sequence MAEFDRLRVVLVGTRNPLNVGAAARAMSNFGFLRLRVVKPYEAAFREARSAVGASQVLASAEEYKSVGEAVADCALVVGTTAIRHRELQHPLKRLEDGARLIRKALGRGRVAILFGSEKVGLSNLDLSHCHWLMRIPTRAEHISMNLGQAVAVCLYELARDAPTLRPVDSAQGRFHRAKGRATHRSAKPALATAGEVERITGVLLEALRASGYLKPRSTAATEAKVRRLLRRFELEAGDAEIWLGMLRQILWKLTSVGSTGI from the coding sequence GTGGCCGAATTCGACCGTCTCCGTGTCGTGCTGGTGGGCACGCGCAACCCGCTGAATGTGGGCGCGGCCGCTCGCGCCATGAGCAATTTCGGGTTTCTTCGCCTGCGAGTGGTAAAGCCATACGAAGCCGCATTTCGCGAGGCACGTTCCGCGGTGGGCGCCTCGCAAGTGCTGGCGAGCGCCGAAGAGTATAAGAGCGTGGGTGAAGCCGTCGCCGACTGCGCGCTGGTGGTGGGAACCACGGCGATCCGGCATCGGGAATTGCAGCACCCGCTCAAGCGCCTGGAAGACGGGGCGCGACTCATCCGCAAGGCACTGGGCCGCGGCAGGGTGGCGATTTTGTTCGGTTCGGAGAAGGTCGGCCTTTCCAACCTGGACCTCAGCCATTGTCACTGGCTGATGCGCATTCCCACGCGTGCCGAGCACATCTCCATGAATCTCGGGCAGGCCGTTGCGGTGTGCCTGTACGAACTGGCGCGTGATGCCCCCACCCTTCGCCCCGTGGACTCCGCTCAGGGCAGGTTCCACCGGGCGAAAGGGCGGGCCACCCATCGATCCGCGAAACCAGCCCTGGCAACCGCAGGCGAGGTGGAGCGGATCACCGGCGTACTGCTGGAAGCGCTGCGCGCCAGCGGCTACCTGAAGCCACGTTCCACGGCGGCAACCGAAGCGAAGGTGCGGCGACTGCTTCGCCGCTTCGAACTGGAAGCGGGTGACGCCGAGATCTGGCTGGGGATGCTGCGGCAGATTTTATGGAAGCTTACGTCTGTCGGGTCAACCGGCATCTGA
- a CDS encoding OmpH family outer membrane protein, whose product MTRKLFRFILPAALLTVTALAQAGTPAAANPAAPSTSASARIGIINIQNAIVMTNEGRRDFEALQKKFEPTQSTLNNLNQEIENLKKQLQTQGDKLNEQSRADMVKNIETKQKSLQRQAEDAQADFQAQQNEIANRIGGKLLEVLDKYAKQGGYSVILDVSGQQSPVLWAAQTSDVTQDIVNTYNSQSSVAAPVSAPGGAAKPAGTATRPPAPKPPAPKP is encoded by the coding sequence ATGACACGTAAGCTTTTCCGCTTCATCTTGCCGGCAGCGCTGTTGACCGTCACCGCACTGGCTCAGGCTGGCACTCCTGCTGCCGCGAACCCCGCTGCTCCCTCCACCTCCGCCTCCGCCCGCATCGGCATCATTAACATCCAGAATGCGATCGTGATGACCAATGAGGGCCGCCGCGACTTTGAGGCGTTGCAGAAAAAGTTCGAGCCGACCCAGTCCACGCTCAATAATCTGAACCAGGAAATCGAAAACCTGAAGAAGCAGCTCCAGACCCAGGGCGACAAGCTGAATGAACAGTCGCGCGCTGACATGGTCAAGAACATCGAGACCAAGCAGAAGAGTCTGCAGCGCCAGGCCGAGGACGCGCAAGCCGATTTCCAGGCCCAGCAGAATGAAATCGCCAATCGGATCGGCGGCAAGCTGCTCGAGGTGCTCGATAAGTATGCCAAGCAGGGCGGCTACTCGGTGATCCTTGACGTCTCCGGCCAGCAGAGCCCGGTGCTCTGGGCCGCCCAGACCTCCGACGTCACCCAGGATATTGTCAACACCTATAACTCCCAGTCCAGTGTTGCCGCTCCGGTCTCCGCGCCGGGCGGTGCTGCCAAACCGGCCGGCACTGCGACGCGGCCTCCCGCGCCCAAACCGCCGGCGCCAAAGCCGTAG
- a CDS encoding Zn-ribbon domain-containing OB-fold protein, protein MTSKAAAAKKPATAGRAKVAGPKPAYGKVRLPETDQGAVVFRTDPLIIKDHYEIDYIHSYGEDSPFFTGLAQGKLMGSECTGCGYRFATPRAYCMACGGPTRWIELPLEGRVHTWTTCHFGSEAFLKETPFNLALVEFDGVNTLLLARLLGVTEKEIRVGLPVKAKFRRLAQFKPTDVYFIPAEKA, encoded by the coding sequence ATGACAAGCAAAGCTGCTGCTGCAAAGAAGCCCGCTACGGCGGGCCGCGCCAAGGTGGCCGGACCGAAGCCGGCGTACGGCAAGGTGCGCCTGCCCGAAACCGATCAGGGGGCGGTCGTATTCCGCACCGATCCGCTCATCATCAAGGACCATTACGAGATCGACTACATCCACAGCTACGGCGAGGACTCCCCGTTTTTCACGGGATTGGCCCAGGGCAAGCTGATGGGCAGCGAATGCACAGGATGTGGCTACCGCTTCGCCACGCCGCGCGCCTACTGCATGGCATGCGGTGGTCCCACGCGATGGATTGAACTGCCTCTTGAGGGCCGCGTGCACACCTGGACCACCTGCCACTTCGGTTCGGAGGCCTTCCTCAAGGAGACTCCGTTCAACCTGGCGTTGGTCGAGTTTGATGGCGTGAACACATTATTGCTGGCGCGCTTGCTGGGAGTCACTGAGAAGGAGATCCGTGTCGGCCTGCCCGTCAAGGCCAAATTCCGAAGGCTTGCCCAATTCAAACCGACGGATGTGTATTTCATCCCGGCGGAGAAAGCTTGA
- a CDS encoding ABC transporter permease, whose protein sequence is MRFSRVAAIVLRQYYLVRGSASRVVPLFAWVAVDIILWGFITRYLNSVTGSGFNFVPVLLGAVLLWDFFSRVMHGVTMTFFEDVWSRNFLNIFATPLSIGEYLAGLVLSSTATSLVGLAVMLALAMLAFGLSFFAYGAMLVAFLLVLFLFGIAMGIVGSAIVLRFGPASEWFIWPIPALISPFVGVFYPLAVLPHWMRAIAHGLPPSYVFEGMRAILAGHAAPPMLLLLGVWLAVLYVFAACWIFACVYRYAVRTGLIARYSAETVS, encoded by the coding sequence ATGCGTTTCAGCCGCGTCGCCGCCATCGTGCTACGGCAGTACTACCTGGTGCGCGGGAGCGCGTCACGGGTGGTGCCGCTGTTCGCGTGGGTGGCGGTGGACATCATCCTCTGGGGATTCATTACGCGCTACCTGAATTCCGTCACCGGCTCGGGCTTCAATTTTGTCCCGGTACTGCTGGGCGCGGTACTGCTGTGGGATTTTTTCAGCCGGGTGATGCACGGCGTGACCATGACGTTCTTCGAAGACGTGTGGTCGCGCAATTTCCTGAACATTTTCGCTACGCCGCTTTCCATCGGCGAGTATCTTGCCGGGCTGGTGCTTTCCAGCACCGCCACCAGCCTGGTGGGGCTGGCGGTCATGCTGGCGCTGGCGATGCTGGCATTCGGGCTGTCGTTCTTCGCTTACGGCGCGATGTTGGTGGCGTTCCTGCTGGTGTTGTTTCTGTTCGGTATCGCGATGGGAATCGTGGGCAGCGCGATCGTGCTGCGCTTCGGCCCGGCGTCGGAGTGGTTCATCTGGCCGATTCCGGCGCTCATCTCGCCGTTTGTCGGCGTGTTCTATCCGCTCGCCGTTCTGCCGCACTGGATGCGCGCGATCGCGCACGGCCTGCCGCCGTCGTACGTGTTTGAAGGCATGCGGGCGATCCTTGCCGGGCACGCGGCCCCGCCGATGCTGCTGCTGTTAGGCGTGTGGCTGGCTGTCCTGTACGTCTTCGCGGCGTGCTGGATCTTTGCGTGCGTTTATCGGTATGCGGTGCGGACGGGATTGATCGCACGGTACAGCGCGGAGACGGTGAGCTAG
- the lepA gene encoding translation elongation factor 4 — protein MDRQHIRNFAIIAHIDHGKSTLSDRLLELTGALSAREMEGHEQVLDAMDLERERGITIKAHCVRMNYTAHDGATYQLNLIDTPGHVDFSYEVSRALASCEGALLVVDATQGVEAQTLANSYLAINHGLEIICVINKIDLPSADVERTKEMIEGAVGLDASEALLISAKTGQGVPAVLEEIVKKIPPPKGSPEAQLQALIFDSWFDPYRGVGVLMRVFQGTLRKKQKIRLWWNGKVFEVEALGVQSPKPVEVEELVAGEVGFLFANLKNVADTKIGDTITDDDRPAIEPLPGFEELKPMVFAGMYTVDAHEHTMLREALEKLRLNDSSFFFEPESSVALGFGFRCGFLGLLHMEIIQERLEREFNLDLITTAPGVRFRVTKTDGEVMEVDNPSKWPPQGEIEKIEEPIILATIISREEYVGAIFKLVEEKRGKQKNFEYLTGGRVMLSYELPLNEIVLDFYDKLKSVSRGYASLDYHLAGYWESDMIKLDILVAGDSVDALSIIVHRDFAYERGRALVSKMRELIPRQMFEVAIQAAIGAKVIARETVGAIRKNVLAKCYGGDITRKRKLLEKQKAGKRRMKRIGKVDIPQEAFLAVLRVGED, from the coding sequence ATGGATCGCCAGCACATCCGCAATTTCGCCATCATTGCCCACATCGATCACGGGAAAAGCACGCTCTCGGACCGGCTGCTGGAGCTGACGGGAGCGCTGTCGGCGCGCGAAATGGAGGGACACGAGCAAGTGCTGGACGCGATGGACCTGGAGCGCGAGCGCGGGATCACCATCAAGGCGCACTGCGTGCGCATGAATTACACCGCGCACGACGGCGCAACCTACCAGCTCAACCTGATTGATACCCCCGGGCACGTGGATTTTAGCTACGAAGTTTCGCGGGCGCTGGCCTCGTGCGAGGGCGCACTGCTGGTGGTGGACGCCACGCAGGGAGTGGAAGCGCAGACGCTGGCCAATTCCTACCTGGCGATCAATCACGGGCTGGAGATCATCTGCGTCATCAACAAGATTGATTTGCCGAGCGCCGACGTGGAACGCACCAAGGAGATGATCGAGGGCGCGGTGGGGCTGGACGCGTCGGAGGCGCTGCTGATCTCGGCCAAAACCGGGCAGGGCGTGCCGGCGGTGCTGGAGGAGATCGTCAAGAAAATCCCGCCGCCGAAGGGCTCGCCGGAGGCGCAGCTGCAAGCGCTGATCTTCGATTCGTGGTTCGATCCCTACCGCGGGGTCGGGGTGCTGATGCGGGTTTTCCAGGGCACGCTGCGCAAGAAACAAAAGATCCGCTTGTGGTGGAACGGGAAGGTGTTCGAGGTGGAGGCGCTGGGCGTGCAGTCGCCCAAGCCGGTGGAGGTGGAGGAACTGGTGGCGGGCGAGGTGGGGTTCCTGTTCGCCAACTTGAAGAACGTGGCGGACACCAAGATCGGGGACACGATCACCGACGACGACCGCCCCGCGATCGAGCCGCTGCCGGGCTTTGAAGAGCTGAAGCCGATGGTGTTCGCCGGGATGTACACGGTGGACGCGCACGAGCACACGATGTTGCGCGAGGCGCTGGAGAAGCTGCGGCTGAACGACTCGTCCTTCTTCTTCGAGCCGGAAAGTTCGGTGGCGCTGGGCTTCGGATTCCGCTGCGGATTTCTCGGGCTGCTGCACATGGAGATCATCCAGGAGCGGCTGGAGCGGGAATTCAACCTCGACCTGATTACCACCGCGCCGGGCGTGCGCTTCCGGGTGACCAAGACCGACGGCGAGGTGATGGAGGTTGACAATCCGTCGAAGTGGCCGCCGCAGGGCGAGATCGAGAAGATCGAGGAGCCGATTATCCTGGCGACCATCATCTCGCGCGAGGAATATGTGGGCGCAATCTTCAAGTTGGTGGAAGAGAAGCGCGGCAAGCAGAAAAATTTCGAGTACCTCACCGGCGGGCGGGTGATGCTCAGCTACGAGCTGCCGCTGAACGAGATCGTGCTCGATTTTTACGACAAGCTGAAGAGCGTGTCGCGCGGGTACGCGTCGCTGGATTACCACCTCGCCGGCTACTGGGAATCGGACATGATCAAGCTGGACATCCTGGTGGCGGGCGACTCGGTGGACGCGCTGTCGATCATCGTGCATCGCGATTTCGCGTACGAGCGCGGGCGCGCGCTGGTGTCGAAGATGCGGGAACTGATTCCGCGGCAGATGTTCGAGGTGGCAATCCAGGCGGCGATCGGCGCCAAGGTGATCGCGCGCGAAACCGTGGGCGCGATTCGCAAGAACGTGCTCGCCAAATGCTACGGCGGCGACATCACACGCAAGCGGAAGCTGCTGGAAAAGCAAAAAGCGGGCAAGCGGCGGATGAAGCGAATCGGCAAAGTCGACATTCCCCAAGAGGCCTTTCTGGCGGTCTTGCGCGTGGGCGAAGACTAG
- a CDS encoding Maf family protein, whose product MLVLASSSPRRQELLRNAGIAFAARPAEVAELLRPGEGPLDYAQRLARDKARAVRRQLTDSDLVLGADTIVVVDQHILEKPADAADAARMLRLLSGRTHQVTTGVCLIGAGFEDVRAETTAVTFERLTEEEIAMYVAHGEPMDKAGAYAIQGIASRWICRLDGCYFNVVGLPVPLVCRMLREHGIGG is encoded by the coding sequence ATGCTTGTGCTCGCCTCATCATCGCCGCGACGCCAGGAACTGCTGCGCAACGCGGGCATCGCGTTCGCCGCGCGGCCGGCCGAGGTTGCGGAGCTGCTCCGCCCCGGCGAAGGGCCGCTCGACTACGCCCAGCGCCTGGCCCGCGACAAGGCCCGCGCCGTCCGCCGGCAACTCACCGACAGTGACCTGGTCCTGGGCGCCGACACCATTGTCGTGGTTGACCAGCACATCCTGGAGAAGCCGGCCGATGCCGCCGACGCCGCCCGCATGCTGCGCCTGTTGTCCGGACGCACGCACCAGGTCACCACGGGTGTATGCCTCATCGGGGCAGGCTTTGAAGACGTGCGCGCGGAGACCACCGCGGTCACCTTCGAACGCCTCACGGAGGAAGAGATCGCAATGTACGTGGCGCACGGCGAGCCGATGGACAAGGCGGGCGCGTATGCCATCCAGGGGATCGCCTCGCGCTGGATCTGCCGGCTGGACGGCTGTTACTTCAACGTCGTGGGATTACCGGTGCCGCTGGTGTGCCGCATGCTGCGGGAGCACGGAATCGGTGGCTAG
- a CDS encoding M20 family metallopeptidase: MVSLLRQLVEQESPSFNKPAVDSFAQSLAKTFAGIGARVQLHPARDFGTHLQADFAADHRAPPVLLLGHMDTVWDVGTLKTMPVREKNGRLFGPGAYDMKAGIAQMIFAVDALRELRGAVPRPVTILLVSDEEVKSASSRAILTRLAKQSSAVFVLEPSAGLKGALKTARKGVGEYRVKVTGRPSHAGLDPQNGHSAIIELARQIGRIAAFNDRSRGTTVNPGIIRGGTRTNVVAAEAEVEVDARIARLADGPRLDRKFRSLRPFDKVCRLEISGGINRPPLERTPAVVGLFRKAQAAARELGFEVDEAAVGGGSDGNFTAALGIPTLDGLGAVGEGAHALNESVVISEIPRRTALLARLIEIV, from the coding sequence ATGGTCAGCCTCCTCCGTCAACTGGTCGAGCAGGAATCGCCCAGCTTCAACAAGCCCGCGGTGGATTCGTTCGCGCAGTCCCTCGCCAAAACATTCGCCGGCATCGGCGCGCGGGTTCAACTGCATCCCGCGCGGGATTTCGGCACTCATCTCCAGGCGGATTTCGCCGCCGACCACCGCGCCCCTCCCGTCCTGCTGCTCGGCCACATGGACACGGTCTGGGATGTCGGCACATTAAAGACGATGCCGGTGCGCGAGAAAAACGGACGCCTCTTCGGCCCCGGCGCTTACGACATGAAGGCCGGCATCGCCCAGATGATCTTCGCGGTGGACGCGCTTCGCGAGCTGCGCGGCGCTGTTCCCCGCCCCGTCACCATCCTCCTGGTCAGCGACGAAGAGGTCAAGAGCGCCTCCTCGCGCGCCATCCTGACCAGGCTCGCCAAACAATCGTCGGCGGTGTTCGTGCTGGAACCTTCCGCGGGATTGAAGGGCGCGCTCAAGACGGCGCGCAAAGGCGTCGGCGAATATAGGGTCAAGGTCACAGGACGACCCTCGCACGCCGGCCTCGATCCGCAAAACGGCCACAGCGCCATCATCGAACTGGCGCGCCAGATCGGGCGCATCGCCGCGTTCAACGATCGCAGTCGCGGCACCACCGTGAACCCAGGCATCATCCGCGGCGGCACGCGCACCAACGTGGTCGCCGCCGAGGCCGAGGTCGAAGTGGACGCGCGCATCGCGCGCCTCGCCGACGGGCCTCGTCTCGACCGCAAATTCCGCAGCCTGCGCCCCTTCGACAAAGTCTGTCGCCTGGAGATCAGCGGCGGCATCAACCGCCCACCCCTGGAGCGCACCCCGGCTGTGGTCGGCTTGTTTCGCAAAGCGCAGGCCGCGGCGCGTGAACTCGGTTTTGAAGTTGACGAGGCCGCGGTCGGCGGCGGCTCCGACGGCAACTTCACCGCCGCCCTCGGCATTCCCACGCTCGACGGCCTGGGCGCGGTCGGCGAAGGCGCCCACGCGCTGAATGAATCCGTCGTGATCTCCGAAATCCCCCGCCGCACGGCGTTGTTGGCGCGGTTGATCGAAATCGTATAA
- a CDS encoding ABC transporter ATP-binding protein, which produces MSDVLMVTGLRKTYGSTLAVDGISFAVRRNEIVGLLGPNGAGKTTTISMVLGVLEPTAGVILIEGVDIARRRTQALARTNFAAVYAPLPGNLTVAQNLRVFGMIYAVENLTPRIEELLKEFNLERFRDVKCGLLSSGEQTRASLAKAMLNRPHLLLLDEPTASLDPAIAQDIRGIIREFAARGACGVLWTSHNMYEVEGVCDRVLFLSHGKILLEGDPKTLPHEHGRESLEDLFIAVAREPLALERA; this is translated from the coding sequence ATGTCCGACGTGCTCATGGTCACCGGCTTGCGCAAGACATACGGCAGTACGCTCGCCGTGGACGGCATTTCGTTCGCAGTGCGACGCAACGAGATCGTCGGCTTGCTGGGGCCCAACGGCGCCGGCAAAACCACGACGATCAGCATGGTCCTGGGCGTCCTGGAGCCAACTGCGGGAGTCATTCTGATTGAGGGGGTGGACATCGCGCGGCGGCGGACGCAGGCGCTGGCGCGGACCAATTTCGCCGCCGTGTATGCGCCGCTTCCCGGCAACCTGACAGTGGCGCAGAACCTGCGCGTCTTCGGCATGATCTACGCGGTCGAGAACCTGACGCCGCGCATCGAGGAGCTGCTGAAGGAATTCAACCTGGAGCGATTCCGCGACGTGAAGTGCGGGCTGCTGTCGTCGGGGGAGCAAACGCGCGCGTCGCTCGCCAAGGCGATGCTCAACCGTCCGCACCTGCTCCTGCTCGACGAACCCACGGCGTCGCTGGACCCGGCCATCGCGCAAGACATTCGCGGCATCATTCGCGAGTTCGCCGCCCGGGGCGCGTGCGGCGTGCTGTGGACGTCGCACAACATGTACGAGGTCGAGGGAGTCTGCGACCGCGTGCTGTTTCTTTCGCACGGCAAGATCCTGCTGGAGGGCGACCCCAAGACGCTGCCGCACGAGCACGGCAGGGAATCGCTGGAAGACTTGTTCATCGCGGTGGCCCGCGAGCCGCTGGCCCTGGAGCGGGCGTAA